A stretch of the Vidua chalybeata isolate OUT-0048 chromosome Z, bVidCha1 merged haplotype, whole genome shotgun sequence genome encodes the following:
- the LPAR1 gene encoding lysophosphatidic acid receptor 1 isoform X3, which translates to MDIPTDLVPSSMMSQPEVTESTAMSEPQCYYNETIAFFYNRSGKYLATEWNTVSKLVMGLGITVCIFIMLANLLVMVAIYVNRRFHFPIYYLMANLAAADFFAGLAYFYLMFNTGPNTRRLTVSTWLLRQGLIDTSLTASVANLLAIAIERHITVFRMQLHTRMSNRRVVIVIVVIWTMAIVMGAIPSVGWNCICDITHCSNMAPLYSDSYLVFWAIFNLVTFVVMVVLYAHIFGYVRQRTMRMSRHSSGPRRNRDTMMSLLKTVVIVLGIVLERMKQLQGLRGIS; encoded by the exons tCCACAGCCATGAGTGAACCACAGTGCTACTACAATGAAACCATTGCCTTCTTTTATAACCGAAGTGGAAAATATCTAGCTACTGAATGGAACACTGTCAGCAAGCTTGTAATGGGACTGGGGATTACCGTCTGCATCTTCATAATGCTGGCCAACCTCTTGGTTATGGTGGCTATTTATGTCAATCGCCGATTCCACTTTCCTATTTATTACTTAATGGCCAACTTAGCTGCTGCAGACTTTTTTGCAGGGCTGGCCTACTTTTACTTAATGTTCAACACAGGACCCAACACTAGAAGACTGACTGTAAGCACCTGGCTTCTCCGTCAGGGTCTCATTGATACCAGTCTGACAGCCTCTGTAGCCAATTTGTTAGCCATTGCTATTGAGCGGCACATTACAGTTTTCCGAATGCAGCTACACACTCGGATGAGCAATCGCCGAGTGGTCATTGTCATTGTTGTTATCTGGACTATGGCCATCGTCATGGGTGCCATACCAAGTGTTGGATGGAACTGTATTTGTGATATCACCCATTGCTCCAACATGGCACCGCTCTATAGTGACTCCTACCTGGTCTTCTGGGCTATTTTCAACCTGGTCACCTTTGTGGTCATGGTGGTCCTATATGCTCACATCTTTGGGTACGTTCGCCAAAGGACTATGAGAATGTCCAGACACAGTTCTGGACCCCGCAGGAATCGGGACACCATGATGAGCCTCCTGAAGACTGTGGTCATTGTGCTTG gtattgTTCTAGAAAGAATGAAACAACTCCAGGGGTTAAGAGGCATTAGCTAA